One window of Medicago truncatula cultivar Jemalong A17 chromosome 2, MtrunA17r5.0-ANR, whole genome shotgun sequence genomic DNA carries:
- the LOC25487515 gene encoding arogenate dehydratase/prephenate dehydratase 6, chloroplastic, with the protein MNTLSPPPSSNTLNFNHITITRPWKFPNRLGPNRVSVKCAYGSSYDTGSTRTDWQSSCAILSSKVVSQEQSSTSTAVNAGADENFAAINGHKTNITDLQLVPIGNLTGEISKPLPPKPLTISDLAPAPMHGSNLRVAYQGVPGAYSEAAAGKAYPNCEAIPCDQFEVAFQAVELWIADRAVLPVENSLGGSIHRNYDLLLRHRLHIVGEVQLPVHHCLLALPGIRKEYLTRVISHPQALSQCEHTLTKLGLNVAREAVDDTAGAAEFVATNNLRDTAAIASARAAELYGLNILADGIQDDPSNVTRFVMLAREPIIPRTDRPFKTSIVFAHDKGTSVLFKVLSAFAFRNISLTKIESRPHRNRPIRLVDDANVGTAKHFEYLFYVDFEASMAEVRAQNALAEVQEFTSFLRVLGSYPMDMTPWTTP; encoded by the coding sequence ATGAATACTCTATCTCCACCTCCCTCTTCTAACACCCTCAATTTCAACCACATAACAATAACACGGCCGTGGAAATTTCCAAACCGGCTTGGTCCGAACCGTGTTTCTGTCAAATGTGCTTACGGTTCAAGTTATGACACCGGTTCAACCCGAACCGACTGGCAAAGCTCATGCGCTATCTTATCTAGCAAAGTTGTTTCACAAGAACAATCTTCCACTTCCACCGCCGTCAACGCCGGCGCCGATGAAAACTTTGCAGCTATCAACGGCCACAAAACAAACATCACCGATCTCCAGCTTGTTCCCATCGGGAACCTCACCGGAGAAATTTCAAAGCCACTTCCACCAAAACCGTTAACAATCTCCGACCTAGCTCCGGCACCGATGCACGGCTCAAATCTCCGCGTCGCTTACCAAGGAGTCCCGGGAGCATACTCTGAAGCCGCCGCCGGAAAAGCTTATCCAAACTGCGAAGCAATTCCTTGCGACCAATTCGAAGTCGCTTTCCAAGCCGTCGAGCTTTGGATCGCCGACCGTGCTGTTCTCCCGGTAGAAAATTCCCTCGGAGGTTCAATCCACCGTAACTACGACCTCCTCCTCCGTCACCGTCTCCACATCGTCGGAGAAGTTCAACTCCCGGTCCATCACTGTCTCCTCGCTCTCCCCGGAATCAGAAAAGAATATCTGACACGTGTCATCTCTCATCCACAAGCTTTATCTCAATGCGAACACACATTAACAAAACTCGGCCTCAACGTCGCACGTGAAGCAGTTGACGATACTGCAGGTGCTGCGGAGTTTGTTGCAACTAACAATCTCCGCGACACTGCTGCTATCGCCAGCGCACGTGCAGCCGAGCTTTATGGATTAAATATCTTAGCAGATGGAATTCAAGATGACCCAAGTAACGTAACCCGATTCGTTATGTTGGCCAGAGAACCCATAATTCCACGTACGGATCGTCCATTTAAAACAAGTATTGTTTTCGCTCATGATAAAGGAACTTCAGTGCTTTTCAAAGTGCTTTCAGCTTTTGCGTTTAGGAATATTAGTTTAACGAAGATTGAATCAAGGCCACATCGTAACCGTCCGATTAGGCTTGTTGATGATGCAAATGTTGGAACTGCGAAGCATTTTGAGTATTtgttttatgttgattttgaagCTTCAATGGCTGAAGTTAGAGCACAAAACGCGTTGGCTGAAGTTCAGGAATTCACGTCTTTCTTGAGAGTTTTGGGTAGTTACCCTATGGATATGACACCCTGGACTActccttaa